The Scyliorhinus canicula chromosome 5, sScyCan1.1, whole genome shotgun sequence genome window below encodes:
- the LOC119966622 gene encoding metallo-beta-lactamase domain-containing protein 2-like yields the protein MADGADGEWFWRQRLADGLYLIRERFYESGNRANMWLVQGSERDLVVDAGLGLSSLPDYLERAGLTGSRPLLALATHIHFDHAGGLHHFPAGGVAVHRAEAAALSRGDNLETVTWLSGSEVSRPPPGWTASSYRVRAVQPGRLLEDGDVIELGDRQLTVLHTPGHSRGSICLHEPERGLLFSGDTVYQGALIDWLPHSNINHYKESCRRLLKLLDRGQVSTVLPGHFNPFGPDTLHTLASDYIAQAGLWHKVATSAISCVASIALRANNLGR from the coding sequence ATGGCGGACGGTGCAGACGGGGAGTGGTTCTGGCGGCAGCGCCTGGCTGACGGCCTCTACCTGATCCGGGAGCGTTTCTACGAGTCGGGGAACCGGGCGAACATGTGGCTGGTACAGGGCTCGGAGCGGGACCTGGTAGTGGATGCCGGCCTAGGCCTCAGCAGCCTGCCCGACTACCTGGAACGGGCCGGCCTGACCGGCTCCCGCCCGCTGCTGGCGCTCGCCACTCACATCCACTTCGACCACGCGGGCGGCCTACACCACTTCCCGGCCGGCGGCGTGGCCGTACACCGGGCCGAGGCCGCGGCCCTGTCCCGGGGTGACAACCTGGAGACGGTGACCTGGCTGAGCGGGAGCGAGGTGAGCCGCCCGCCGCCCGGCTGGACGGCCAGCAGCTACCGGGTCAGGGCCGTGCAGCCCGGCCGCCTGCTGGAGGATGGCGATGTGATCGAGCTGGGGGACCGGCAGCTCACAGTGCTCCACACCCCCGGACACTCCCGGGGCAGCATCTGCCTCCACGAGCCCGAGCGGGGCCTCCTGTTCAGCGGCGATACCGTGTACCAGGGCGCCCTGATTGACTGGCTCCCTCACTCCAACATCAACCACTACAAGGAGAGCTGCAGGAGGCTGCTCAAGCTGCTGGACCGGGGACAGGTCAGCACTGTGCTGCCCGGTCACTTCAACCCCTTCGGCCCGGACACCCTCCACACCCTGGCTTCAGACTACATTGCCCAGGCTGGCCTCTGGCACAAGGTGGCAACCAGTGCCATCAGCTGCGTAGCCAGCATCGCCCTGCGTGCCAACAACCTGGGCAGGTGA